The genome window GGGCGTGCTCGCGCGCGTCATCGGTCTCTTCTCCGGGCGCGGCTACAATATCGAGAGCCTGACCGTGGCCGAGATCGACCACGAGGGTCGCACCTCGCGCATCACCATCGTCACGACCGGCACGCCCGCCGTGATCGAGCAGATCAAGGCGCAGCTCGGCCGGATCGTGCCTGTGCACGATGTCCACGACCTGACCGTCGAGGGGCCGTCGGTCGAGCGTGAGCTCGCGCTCTTCAAGGTCGCGGGCGAGGGCGACAAGCGGCTCGAGGCATTGCGGCTCGCCGATGTCTTCCGCGCGCGCGTCGTCGACAGCTCGCTCACCTCGTTCATCTTCGAACTGACGGGCAGCCCGGAAAAGGTCGACGCCTTTGCCGAACTCATGCGGCCCCTCGGCCTGAAGGAGCTTGCGCGGACCGGTGTCGCGGCGCTTTCGCGCGGAGAGCCTCTGGCCTCGGCAGGCAGGCTCTGACGCCGGCGGAATACAAGGCGCGTCAACGAAATCGACATTCTTCGGCGGCATCTATCGGTGCCGTGCATCCGCAGAAGGTTCCAGCCATGTCCGCCCCGACCAGACCGACCCCCTCGAAGGATGCCAGAGACCGGCCGCCCGCCCCGATCCGGTTCCAGGACTGGGCCAGCATCTGAACGTGGAGGAACCGCACCGGCCCGCGTCGTGTTCACGGGTAATGGAGCAGCATCCCCACTTTCATCGGCTCGAACGGCTCGAACGGCTCGCCGTCAAGCTCGACAGCGCCTTTCGCATTCCCGGCACGAAGATCCGCGTCGGCTGGGACCCGATCGTCAGCGTGGTGCCACTGCTGGGCGACGCGCTCGCGCTCGCGCCGGGGGCCTACATCCTGAACGAATCCCGAAGGATGGGCCTGCCGCGCCACAAGCTTGCCAAGCAGGTCGTGAATTGCGGTATCGATTTCGCGATCGGCTCGATCCCGGTGCTCGGAACCTTCTTCGACGTGGGCTTCCGATCGAACAAGCGGAACGTGAAGATCCTGCGCGACCATCTCGAAGGTGAAATGAAAACGGCCCCCGCCATGGGCGAGGGCCGTATGTCGTCGCATCACCCCGAGATCGGGGGACGCCGCGGAGTTTAGCCGACCAGCTCGAGCCCGGCGAAGAAGTAGGAGATCTCTTCCTTCGCGGTTTCGGGCGCATCCGATCCGTGGACCGAGTTCTCGCCGACCGATTCGGCGAATTCTGCACGGATGGTTCCGGCATCGGCATCGGCGGGATTGGTCGCGCCCATGACTTCACGGTTCTTCGCGATCGCGTCTTCCCCTTCGAGGACTTGCACGACCACCGGCTCGGACGCCATGAACTCGCACAGCTCGTCGTAGAACGGGCGTTCCGCGTGGACCTTGTAGAACTCGCCGGCCTGCGCCTTGGTAAGCTGGATCCGCTTCTGCGCGACGATGCGGAGACCCGCATCCTCGAACTTGGCATTGATCTTGCCGGTCAGGTTGCGCCGCGTCGCGTCGGGCTTGATGATGGACAATGTACGCTCGGTGGCCATGTCGTGCCTCCTCTTGGATCCGGCGGGCCCTGTGCCTGCCTGTAAATTGCGCGTTCCGATAGCATGGGGTTCCCGCGTTGAAAAGGCGGCGGGCAGCAGGCGCGGATCAGCTCTCCGGCATGACGGGTCCGGTCGCGTCGATCGCGCGGATGACGGCCGGCAGTTCCAGCAGACGGTCGAGATAGGCATTCGCGGCATCGCCGGAGAGCACGCCGGCATAGCGCGCCATGGCGAGGAGGTACGAAATCTGCATGTCGGCGAGTGTCAGCGCATCGCCCGTGAGAAACCGGTTTCGTGCCAGATGGTCGTCGATATAGCCCATGTGAAGCGCGATGGCGTCCGCCGATCTGCGGTCGAGCTCGGTTCCCGACCGCCTGGCCCAGAAGGCCGCACCCACCGGACGCGACAGCGATCCCTCGACGTAATCGAGCCATTCGTCGTGATGCGCCCCTTCCGGGGTACCGGGCTCGGGCGCGAAGCGACCCGCACCGTGACGCGCATGGATATAACGAAGAATTGCAGCGGATTCGGCAAGAACAAGGTCGCCATCCTCGATGATCGGCGACTTGCCGAGCGGGTGGATCCGGCGGAGCGCTTCCGGCGCGGTGTAATCCTCGGTGCGGGGATAACGGACAAGCTCGTAGGGCTGGCCCAGCTCCTCGAGCAGCCAGACGATCCGCACGGATCGCGAATATGCGAGCGAATGGACCTTGATCGACATCTGGCGCGGACTCCTCTTTCGCGACCGTTCGAAAGGCGAGCTAGCCACGATCGCAGTACAGTCCACGTCTTTCGCCCGACCCGCC of Palleronia sp. LCG004 contains these proteins:
- the ndk gene encoding nucleoside-diphosphate kinase — translated: MATERTLSIIKPDATRRNLTGKINAKFEDAGLRIVAQKRIQLTKAQAGEFYKVHAERPFYDELCEFMASEPVVVQVLEGEDAIAKNREVMGATNPADADAGTIRAEFAESVGENSVHGSDAPETAKEEISYFFAGLELVG
- the ilvN gene encoding acetolactate synthase small subunit gives rise to the protein MALKLKKGTSKHSAYDLRDPNSQVIERHTLAVIVDNEAGVLARVIGLFSGRGYNIESLTVAEIDHEGRTSRITIVTTGTPAVIEQIKAQLGRIVPVHDVHDLTVEGPSVERELALFKVAGEGDKRLEALRLADVFRARVVDSSLTSFIFELTGSPEKVDAFAELMRPLGLKELARTGVAALSRGEPLASAGRL
- a CDS encoding DUF4112 domain-containing protein, yielding MEQHPHFHRLERLERLAVKLDSAFRIPGTKIRVGWDPIVSVVPLLGDALALAPGAYILNESRRMGLPRHKLAKQVVNCGIDFAIGSIPVLGTFFDVGFRSNKRNVKILRDHLEGEMKTAPAMGEGRMSSHHPEIGGRRGV
- a CDS encoding glutathione S-transferase, which gives rise to MSIKVHSLAYSRSVRIVWLLEELGQPYELVRYPRTEDYTAPEALRRIHPLGKSPIIEDGDLVLAESAAILRYIHARHGAGRFAPEPGTPEGAHHDEWLDYVEGSLSRPVGAAFWARRSGTELDRRSADAIALHMGYIDDHLARNRFLTGDALTLADMQISYLLAMARYAGVLSGDAANAYLDRLLELPAVIRAIDATGPVMPES